A region of Cellulophaga sp. RHA19 DNA encodes the following proteins:
- a CDS encoding THUMP domain-containing class I SAM-dependent RNA methyltransferase, which produces MDNYKMIAKTLFGFEEILAKELRNLGALNVKEGVRCVFFEGDKGFMYKANLCLRTAIKIIKPVTSFKVYNEQDLYRKMYAIDWGEFLTTDTTFAIDTTIKSDMFTHSLYVSQKVKDAIVDKFRDTEGERPNVDVKFPDVRFNIHIQNDTCNVALDSSGRSLHQRGYRTATNIAPINEVLAAGCLLLSGWDGQCDFIDPMCGSGTFLTEAAMIACNIPANINRKEFAFEKWSDFDEDLFEKIVDSSLNKTRDFHFKIKGFDKAPSAVRKAQDNVENANLDDYITVERKNFFDTEKEINGHLHMVFNPPYGERLNIEMEEFYASIGDTLKQKYPGTDAWFITSNLEALKHVGLRPSRKIKVFNSHLESRLVKYVMYEGSKKAKFNKSVD; this is translated from the coding sequence ATGGATAATTATAAAATGATAGCCAAAACCTTATTTGGTTTTGAAGAGATTTTAGCAAAAGAATTGCGCAACTTAGGCGCTTTAAATGTAAAAGAAGGCGTGCGTTGTGTCTTTTTTGAAGGAGATAAGGGTTTTATGTACAAAGCAAACTTATGCTTGCGTACAGCTATTAAAATTATAAAACCAGTAACTTCTTTTAAGGTTTATAATGAGCAAGATTTATATAGAAAAATGTACGCTATAGATTGGGGAGAGTTTTTAACAACTGATACCACATTTGCTATAGACACAACTATAAAGTCTGATATGTTTACACACTCTTTATACGTGTCTCAGAAAGTAAAAGATGCTATTGTAGATAAATTTAGAGATACAGAAGGCGAAAGACCAAATGTAGATGTTAAGTTCCCAGATGTACGTTTTAATATACATATTCAGAATGATACTTGTAATGTAGCTCTAGATTCATCAGGAAGATCTTTGCACCAACGTGGTTACAGAACGGCAACCAATATAGCGCCAATAAACGAAGTTTTAGCAGCCGGTTGTTTGTTGTTAAGCGGTTGGGATGGTCAGTGTGACTTTATAGACCCTATGTGTGGTAGTGGTACTTTTTTAACTGAAGCTGCAATGATTGCCTGTAACATACCGGCAAATATTAATAGAAAAGAATTTGCTTTTGAAAAATGGTCGGATTTTGATGAAGATTTGTTTGAGAAGATTGTAGATAGTAGTTTAAACAAAACAAGAGATTTTCATTTTAAAATAAAAGGTTTTGATAAAGCACCTTCTGCTGTACGAAAAGCTCAAGACAACGTAGAAAATGCAAATTTAGATGATTATATAACTGTTGAGCGTAAAAACTTTTTTGATACAGAAAAAGAGATCAACGGTCATTTGCATATGGTGTTTAATCCGCCTTATGGTGAAAGACTAAATATAGAGATGGAAGAGTTTTATGCGAGCATAGGAGATACGCTAAAACAAAAATATCCAGGAACAGATGCTTGGTTTATAACATCTAACTTAGAGGCATTAAAACACGTAGGCTTACGTCCGTCTAGAAAAATAAAAGTGTTTAATAGTCACTTAGAATCTAGGCTTGTAAAATATGTTATGTATGAGGGTAGTAAAAAGGCTAAATTTAATAAGAGTGTAGATTAG
- a CDS encoding DUF6048 family protein yields MLKFITSIFLFSIVFNGFAQSKTIDLNKKDTLVYEQPYGIRLGVDLNRLAQNFYREDYKGLEITGDYRLSQNLYVAAELGNEENTRDEDNFNFTTTGSYLKLGVDINVYDNWYGMNNSIYIGGRYAYSTFKQKVNSYQIYDSNRYWQDDFLPGTENLSEFDGLNASWLEFVLGTKVEIFKNLYLGASVRLGYLLSNKTADGFANIWIPGFNKTTEGSNFGTGYNYSISYLIPLYKRAKKKKEPVQTEEESKPAEDSKPRKSLKK; encoded by the coding sequence ATGTTAAAATTTATCACTAGTATTTTCCTTTTTAGTATTGTTTTTAACGGCTTTGCCCAGAGTAAAACAATTGATTTAAACAAAAAAGATACGCTTGTTTATGAGCAACCTTACGGTATACGTTTAGGGGTTGATTTAAATAGGCTTGCTCAAAATTTCTACAGAGAAGATTACAAGGGTTTAGAAATTACAGGAGATTATAGACTGTCTCAAAACCTATATGTTGCAGCAGAACTTGGTAACGAAGAAAACACCAGAGATGAGGATAATTTTAATTTTACCACTACAGGTAGCTATCTAAAACTAGGTGTAGATATAAATGTATACGATAATTGGTATGGAATGAACAACTCTATTTACATTGGAGGTAGATACGCATACAGTACATTTAAACAAAAAGTAAACAGTTATCAAATTTATGATAGTAATAGGTATTGGCAAGATGATTTTTTACCTGGTACAGAAAACTTATCTGAGTTTGATGGTTTAAATGCATCTTGGTTAGAGTTTGTTTTAGGCACTAAAGTAGAGATATTTAAAAATTTATATTTAGGCGCTAGTGTACGTTTAGGCTATTTATTAAGTAATAAAACAGCTGATGGTTTTGCTAATATATGGATACCAGGATTTAATAAAACTACAGAAGGGAGTAATTTTGGAACTGGATATAATTACAGTATTAGCTACTTAATACCATTATATAAAAGAGCTAAAAAGAAAAAGGAACCTGTGCAAACCGAAGAAGAATCTAAACCTGCAGAAGATAGCAAACCTAGAAAATCTCTAAAAAAATAG
- a CDS encoding DUF6452 family protein has product MKKIGILAAILLFTGFTSCEKDDICVDGDTALLIINFYDFEAEEETEKAVAKLRVVGEGQDSPFDNENNIDRTDLKTISIPLRINETSTTYNLISNSADNEDGDETGNTDTVTFNYTTKEVYISRACGYVIHYNDLTSTLTADADNWIKNVEVVETKVENIAVTHVKIYH; this is encoded by the coding sequence ATGAAAAAAATAGGAATATTAGCCGCAATTCTTTTGTTTACAGGCTTTACATCTTGTGAAAAAGATGATATTTGTGTAGACGGTGACACTGCTTTATTAATTATAAATTTTTATGATTTTGAAGCAGAGGAAGAAACTGAAAAAGCAGTAGCTAAACTTAGAGTTGTTGGTGAAGGACAAGATTCTCCTTTTGATAATGAAAACAACATAGACAGGACCGATTTAAAAACCATTAGTATTCCTTTGCGTATAAATGAAACCTCTACAACCTATAATTTAATCTCTAATTCTGCTGATAATGAAGATGGAGACGAAACAGGTAACACAGATACTGTAACGTTTAATTACACTACTAAAGAAGTCTATATTTCTAGAGCCTGTGGATATGTTATTCATTACAATGATTTAACAAGCACACTTACTGCAGATGCAGATAATTGGATTAAAAATGTAGAAGTAGTAGAAACCAAAGTAGAAAACATAGCCGTAACACATGTTAAAATTTATCACTAG
- the rlmD gene encoding 23S rRNA (uracil(1939)-C(5))-methyltransferase RlmD, producing the protein MRRKTKRVVFENVEVVDAGAKGKTIGKAPDGRVIFLNNAVPGDVVDVQTTKKRKAYFEGTAINYHTLSDKRTEPQCEHFGVCGGCKWQHMGYEHQLFYKQKEVENNLTRIGHLQLPTITPILGSEKQYFYRNKMEFSFSDSRWLTLDEVKSDKEIEDRNALGFHIPGMWDKILDIKKCHLQADPSNAIRLETKEFATKTNMTFFNPRHHTGELRTLMIRTSSTGEIMVLIQFFDDHKENREALLNHLATTFPEITALLYVINQKHNDTIYDQDIVCFAGRDHIFEEMEGLQFKINPKSFYQTNSEQAYELYKITRDFAELSGDELVYDLYTGTGTIAQFVSKKAKKVVGIEAVPEAIEDAKANAKHNKIDNTVFYAGDMKKIFNPEFISQNGTPDVIITDPPREGMHKDVVEQILAIAPNKVVYVSCNSATQARDLELMNDMYEITRLQAVDMFPQTHHVENVVLLKKRA; encoded by the coding sequence ATGCGAAGAAAAACAAAAAGAGTAGTTTTTGAGAATGTAGAAGTAGTAGATGCTGGTGCAAAAGGAAAAACTATAGGAAAAGCTCCTGACGGACGTGTTATTTTTTTAAACAACGCCGTTCCTGGTGATGTTGTAGATGTACAAACCACAAAAAAAAGAAAGGCATATTTTGAAGGTACTGCCATAAATTACCATACTTTATCTGATAAAAGAACAGAACCACAATGCGAACATTTTGGCGTTTGTGGTGGTTGCAAGTGGCAACATATGGGTTATGAGCACCAATTGTTTTACAAACAAAAAGAGGTAGAAAACAATTTAACAAGAATTGGACACTTACAATTGCCTACCATTACTCCTATTTTAGGATCTGAGAAACAATATTTTTATCGCAATAAAATGGAGTTTTCTTTTTCTGATAGTAGGTGGTTAACTTTAGACGAAGTAAAATCAGACAAAGAAATTGAAGACCGTAATGCCCTAGGATTTCATATTCCTGGTATGTGGGATAAAATTTTGGACATTAAAAAGTGTCATTTACAAGCAGACCCATCTAACGCAATTAGGTTAGAAACTAAAGAGTTTGCTACTAAAACTAATATGACATTTTTTAACCCTAGACACCATACAGGTGAGTTACGTACGTTAATGATACGTACTTCTTCTACAGGAGAAATTATGGTACTTATTCAGTTTTTTGATGATCATAAAGAAAACAGAGAAGCACTTTTAAACCACTTGGCTACTACGTTTCCAGAAATTACTGCCTTATTGTATGTAATTAACCAAAAACATAACGATACTATTTACGATCAAGACATTGTCTGTTTTGCTGGTAGAGACCATATTTTTGAAGAAATGGAAGGTCTTCAGTTTAAAATAAATCCAAAGTCTTTTTATCAAACTAACTCAGAACAAGCGTATGAGTTGTATAAAATTACTAGAGATTTTGCAGAACTTAGCGGTGATGAACTAGTATATGATTTATATACAGGTACAGGAACTATTGCTCAGTTTGTATCTAAAAAAGCAAAAAAAGTAGTTGGTATAGAGGCTGTACCAGAAGCTATAGAAGATGCTAAAGCCAATGCTAAGCATAATAAAATAGATAATACTGTTTTTTATGCAGGTGATATGAAAAAGATTTTTAATCCTGAATTTATTTCTCAAAACGGTACACCAGACGTAATTATTACAGATCCACCAAGAGAAGGTATGCACAAAGATGTAGTTGAACAAATTTTAGCTATCGCCCCTAATAAAGTGGTTTACGTAAGTTGCAACAGTGCTACGCAAGCAAGAGATTTAGAATTAATGAATGATATGTATGAGATTACTAGATTACAGGCCGTAGATATGTTTCCGCAAACGCATCACGTAGAAAATGTTGTACTTTTAAAAAAGAGGGCATAA
- the rocD gene encoding ornithine--oxo-acid transaminase, translating into MSIIQGSASADAIALEEKHGAHNYHPLPVVLNKGEGVYVWDVEGKRYYDFLSAYSAVNQGHCHPKIVGAMVNQAQTLTLTSRAFYNDMLGKFEKFATETFNYDKLLPMNTGAEAVETALKICRKWAYEVKGIPENEAEIIVCENNFHGRTTTIISFSNDPVARKNFGPYTDGFIKIEYDNLAALQTALEGNKNVAGFLVEPIQGEAGVYVPSEGYLSAAKELCKKHNVLFIADEVQTGIARTGRLLATCGNCTCADKNCSGTPEVKADILILGKALSGGSYPVSGVLANDDIMNVITPGNHGSTFGGNPVAAAIGIAALEVVRDEKLAENAQVLGELFREELGKFIETSDLVTLVRGKGLLNAIIINDTEDSSTAWDICMALKENGLLAKPTHGNIIRFAPPLVMTKEQLLECVAIITKTLSEFKK; encoded by the coding sequence ATGTCAATTATTCAAGGATCGGCATCTGCAGACGCAATTGCATTAGAAGAAAAGCACGGAGCACACAACTACCACCCATTACCTGTTGTATTAAACAAAGGAGAAGGTGTGTATGTATGGGATGTAGAAGGTAAAAGATACTATGATTTTTTATCTGCTTATTCTGCAGTAAATCAAGGTCATTGTCACCCAAAAATAGTTGGTGCAATGGTAAACCAAGCACAAACACTAACACTTACATCTAGAGCATTTTATAATGATATGTTAGGTAAATTTGAAAAATTTGCCACAGAAACATTCAACTATGATAAGTTATTGCCAATGAATACTGGTGCAGAAGCAGTAGAAACGGCACTTAAAATATGTAGAAAATGGGCTTATGAAGTTAAAGGGATACCTGAAAATGAAGCGGAAATTATAGTTTGTGAAAATAACTTTCACGGACGTACTACTACAATAATATCATTTTCTAATGATCCTGTTGCTCGTAAAAACTTTGGACCATACACAGATGGTTTTATAAAAATTGAGTACGATAATTTAGCAGCATTACAAACAGCATTAGAGGGTAATAAAAATGTTGCAGGATTTTTAGTAGAGCCTATACAAGGAGAAGCTGGCGTTTACGTTCCTAGTGAAGGCTATTTATCAGCAGCTAAAGAATTGTGTAAAAAACACAATGTATTGTTTATTGCAGATGAAGTACAAACTGGTATTGCACGTACAGGCCGTTTATTAGCTACTTGTGGTAATTGTACTTGTGCAGATAAAAATTGTTCTGGAACTCCAGAGGTTAAAGCAGATATTTTAATTTTAGGTAAAGCATTGTCAGGAGGATCATACCCAGTTTCTGGTGTTTTAGCTAATGATGATATTATGAATGTTATTACTCCTGGTAACCACGGTAGTACATTTGGGGGTAACCCTGTAGCAGCTGCAATTGGTATTGCTGCTTTAGAGGTTGTTAGAGATGAAAAATTAGCAGAAAACGCTCAGGTTCTTGGTGAGTTGTTTAGAGAAGAATTAGGTAAATTTATAGAAACTAGCGATTTAGTTACGTTAGTAAGAGGTAAAGGTTTATTAAATGCTATTATAATTAACGATACAGAAGATAGTTCTACTGCTTGGGATATTTGTATGGCATTAAAAGAAAACGGTTTACTAGCTAAACCAACACACGGTAACATTATTAGATTTGCGCCACCATTGGTAATGACTAAAGAACAGTTGTTAGAGTGTGTTGCTATTATTACAAAAACTTTAAGCGAGTTTAAAAAGTAA
- a CDS encoding S66 peptidase family protein, translated as MLKRRKFITSTLSTAAASLLPITIINSDFNTTKNHILKGKNLKRGDTIGLVAPGYAVSSDGLEHAKTTLRKMGFIPYHTDRIIGNYGYFSNTDTERAADLNEMFANPNVDGILCARGGYGCTRIMQMINYDIIKNNPKVFIGFSDITTLLNGFYKETGLVGFHGPVGTTLDNEYGISMLEQLVVNPKKNVVIHNSDLTEEQKQDTEYNRYVITPGNAEGIMVGGSLTLINALIGTPHEIDFTNKIVCIEDVEESPYRIDRMLTQLIEGKTFKNAAGLVLGVFAGCETTHKTKTFTLKEVITDRLEPLNIPTVYGMSFGHIPANFTFPIGVNAKLSTASMTLTITEKAVL; from the coding sequence ATGCTTAAACGAAGAAAATTTATTACATCTACCCTTAGTACGGCTGCAGCTAGTTTGTTGCCAATTACTATAATTAACAGTGATTTTAACACTACTAAAAATCACATATTAAAAGGTAAAAATTTAAAAAGAGGAGACACTATTGGTTTGGTTGCTCCTGGTTATGCTGTTTCTTCAGACGGACTAGAACACGCCAAAACTACACTACGCAAAATGGGTTTTATACCCTACCACACAGACCGTATTATTGGCAATTATGGTTATTTTAGTAATACTGATACAGAAAGAGCTGCAGATTTAAACGAAATGTTTGCCAACCCAAATGTAGATGGTATTTTATGTGCACGTGGTGGTTATGGCTGTACACGTATTATGCAAATGATAAATTATGACATCATTAAAAACAACCCTAAAGTTTTTATTGGTTTTAGTGATATCACAACCTTACTAAACGGATTTTATAAAGAAACTGGCTTGGTTGGTTTTCACGGCCCTGTTGGCACTACGTTAGATAACGAGTACGGAATTTCTATGCTAGAGCAACTTGTTGTTAATCCTAAAAAGAATGTTGTTATTCATAATTCTGACTTAACGGAAGAGCAAAAACAAGATACAGAATACAATAGATATGTTATTACACCGGGTAATGCAGAAGGTATTATGGTTGGCGGAAGCTTAACATTAATTAACGCTTTAATTGGCACACCGCATGAAATAGATTTTACAAATAAAATTGTATGTATTGAAGATGTAGAAGAGTCTCCTTACCGTATAGACCGTATGTTAACGCAATTAATAGAAGGCAAAACTTTTAAAAATGCAGCAGGATTAGTTCTAGGAGTTTTTGCTGGTTGTGAAACAACACACAAAACAAAAACATTTACGTTAAAAGAAGTTATTACAGATAGGTTAGAGCCTTTAAATATACCTACGGTATACGGAATGTCTTTTGGGCATATACCTGCAAATTTTACATTTCCTATTGGCGTAAATGCAAAATTAAGCACGGCCTCTATGACGCTAACCATCACAGAAAAAGCCGTGCTTTAA
- a CDS encoding carboxypeptidase-like regulatory domain-containing protein has protein sequence MILLQTKPVKLSVLHHFLFSFMLFFLGVMNVSAQDFNLFKGEILDSDSKKPLVFATLSVANSNISSISNAEGKFSLKIPKENSTKQLVISFLGYKTKTIAIKDLKTSGNNKIYLDITVTALTEINISAPKDPRTLVLETLKKRGENYFEDPTLMTAFYRESIKKRRKNISLSEAVVNIYKAPYSNSRKDAVELYKTRKSTNYSKMDTLALKLQGGPFNALYVDVMKYPQYIFGLDALKYYEFAFDHSTRINNRLVYVISFKQNDKTSDPLYKGKLYIDAEKKILTSAIYSLNITDKQKAAKLFVRKKPNKAKVWPTDVAYRVDYREKNNKWYYGYSSAILEFKIDWDSRLFNSVYSMSCEMAVTDWKKNTSNVLPKGKDKVKMSIILGDEAVGFSDPNFWGEYNIIEPEKSIESAIKKINRQLKRSKGNGSDVKP, from the coding sequence ATGATACTCTTACAAACTAAACCCGTAAAATTGTCGGTCTTACACCATTTTCTTTTCAGTTTTATGCTGTTTTTTTTAGGGGTGATGAATGTTAGTGCCCAAGATTTTAATTTGTTTAAAGGAGAAATATTAGATAGTGACTCTAAAAAACCACTTGTTTTTGCAACTTTATCTGTTGCAAACTCTAACATAAGTAGTATTAGTAACGCAGAAGGTAAGTTTTCATTAAAAATACCAAAAGAGAATTCTACAAAGCAATTGGTTATCTCATTTTTAGGCTATAAAACTAAAACCATAGCTATTAAAGATTTAAAAACATCTGGAAACAATAAAATATATTTAGACATTACAGTGACTGCTTTAACTGAAATAAATATATCTGCACCAAAAGATCCTAGAACTTTAGTTTTGGAAACACTTAAAAAAAGAGGTGAAAATTATTTTGAAGACCCTACTTTAATGACAGCCTTTTATAGAGAAAGCATAAAAAAAAGAAGAAAAAACATATCACTGTCTGAAGCTGTAGTTAATATTTACAAAGCTCCTTATTCTAATTCTCGTAAAGATGCGGTTGAGCTTTATAAAACAAGAAAGAGCACCAATTACTCTAAAATGGATACGCTTGCTTTAAAATTACAAGGCGGACCTTTTAATGCATTGTATGTAGATGTAATGAAGTATCCGCAATATATATTTGGTCTAGATGCATTAAAATATTACGAGTTTGCTTTTGACCACTCTACGCGCATTAATAACCGACTAGTATATGTTATTAGTTTTAAACAAAACGATAAAACTAGTGACCCACTTTATAAAGGAAAACTTTACATAGATGCAGAAAAAAAGATACTTACCAGTGCTATTTACTCTTTAAACATTACAGATAAACAAAAAGCTGCTAAATTATTTGTACGTAAAAAACCAAACAAAGCTAAAGTTTGGCCAACAGATGTTGCTTACCGTGTAGACTACAGAGAAAAAAACAACAAATGGTACTACGGCTACAGTAGCGCTATTTTAGAATTTAAAATTGATTGGGATAGTCGTTTATTTAACTCTGTTTATAGTATGAGCTGTGAAATGGCAGTTACAGATTGGAAAAAAAATACAAGTAATGTTTTACCTAAAGGAAAAGACAAAGTTAAAATGTCTATAATTTTAGGTGATGAAGCTGTAGGTTTTTCAGATCCTAACTTTTGGGGAGAATACAACATTATAGAACCAGAAAAATCTATTGAGTCTGCTATAAAAAAAATTAATAGACAGTTAAAAAGATCAAAAGGTAATGGTTCTGATGTAAAACCATAA
- the bshC gene encoding bacillithiol biosynthesis cysteine-adding enzyme BshC produces the protein MKVSNIPYHKTGYFSSLMCDYLEEKKELQPFYNRFPNLENFKLQIEEKAKNFPIDNRLVLANALVNQYANINASEKTKTNISLLQEQNTFTVVTGHQLNLFTGPLYFLYKIISTINLTEELKRTYPEKNFVPIYWMATEDHDFDEINYFNFKGKKLQWNKNASGGVGRLKTDGLDQVFNAFSSDIGGGKTAEELKSLFTKAYLEHSNLTEATRYLANELFSSYGLVIVDGDDKELKKLQIPYVKEDLLNHTGFSKVEETITKLSAVSESYKIQVNPREINYFYLVDGVRERIIKKDDLYLINNTETTFTEEAILKELNEFPERFSPNVVGRPLFQEIILPNLCYIGGGGELAYWLELKTYFESQNVTFPMLLLRNSALLITKKQSEKLEKLNVSIEDLFLKQNSLVNKKIREISNVDIDFAPQKKHLEEQFKNLYTLAEQTDKTFLGAVKAQEIKQKKGLQALEDRLMQAQKRKLKDHVIRLTDIQNQLFPNKSLQERSHNFSEPYLEFGPNLITQLVAQLKPLDGNFLILEL, from the coding sequence ATGAAAGTTAGCAATATTCCGTACCACAAAACAGGTTACTTCTCTAGTTTAATGTGCGATTATTTAGAAGAGAAGAAAGAGTTACAACCTTTTTATAATAGATTTCCTAATCTAGAAAATTTTAAACTTCAGATTGAAGAAAAGGCCAAAAACTTTCCAATAGATAACAGGCTAGTACTAGCCAATGCTTTAGTAAACCAGTATGCAAACATTAATGCATCAGAAAAAACTAAAACAAATATATCTTTATTACAAGAGCAAAATACGTTTACCGTAGTAACTGGTCATCAGCTAAATTTATTTACTGGGCCTTTATATTTTTTATATAAAATTATATCTACCATTAATTTAACCGAAGAGTTAAAAAGGACGTATCCAGAGAAAAATTTTGTTCCTATTTATTGGATGGCTACCGAGGATCATGATTTTGATGAGATTAACTATTTTAATTTTAAAGGGAAAAAGTTACAATGGAATAAAAATGCATCTGGCGGAGTAGGGAGGTTAAAAACAGATGGTTTAGACCAAGTTTTTAATGCTTTTTCTAGTGATATTGGAGGAGGTAAAACAGCAGAAGAATTAAAATCTTTATTCACCAAAGCCTATTTAGAGCACTCTAACTTAACAGAGGCTACAAGATATTTAGCTAATGAGCTTTTTAGTAGCTACGGTTTGGTTATTGTAGATGGAGATGATAAGGAATTGAAGAAATTACAAATTCCGTATGTTAAAGAAGATCTATTAAACCATACAGGATTTTCTAAAGTTGAAGAAACAATTACAAAGCTTAGTGCAGTTTCTGAGAGTTACAAAATACAAGTAAATCCACGAGAAATTAATTATTTTTATTTGGTTGATGGTGTAAGAGAAAGAATTATTAAAAAAGATGATTTGTATCTTATTAATAATACAGAAACAACATTTACTGAAGAGGCTATTTTAAAAGAGCTAAATGAGTTTCCTGAACGTTTTTCTCCTAATGTTGTTGGTAGGCCATTGTTTCAAGAAATTATATTGCCAAACCTTTGTTACATAGGTGGCGGCGGAGAATTAGCTTATTGGTTAGAGTTGAAAACATATTTTGAGAGTCAGAATGTTACATTTCCTATGTTATTGCTTCGTAATTCTGCTTTATTAATAACAAAGAAGCAATCAGAAAAACTAGAAAAATTAAATGTAAGTATTGAAGACTTATTTTTAAAGCAAAATAGTTTAGTCAATAAAAAAATAAGAGAAATATCTAATGTAGATATAGATTTTGCTCCTCAAAAAAAGCATTTAGAGGAGCAATTTAAAAATTTGTATACATTAGCAGAACAAACAGATAAAACTTTTTTAGGGGCAGTAAAAGCTCAAGAAATAAAACAAAAAAAAGGATTACAAGCATTAGAAGACAGATTAATGCAAGCACAAAAGCGAAAGTTAAAAGACCACGTTATTCGCTTAACAGATATTCAAAACCAATTATTTCCAAATAAATCCTTACAAGAAAGAAGTCATAATTTCTCTGAGCCCTATTTGGAATTTGGGCCTAATTTAATAACACAACTAGTAGCACAATTAAAGCCATTAGATGGTAACTTTTTAATATTAGAATTATAA
- a CDS encoding pyridoxal phosphate-dependent decarboxylase family protein: MHKIDLGLVEMTMDVMKYAIDRISATEREIGKPVNADELKKMVGETITSTGIGGENAFNLWKKHLANANVQIDHPRHLAFVPASPTRASIMFDLVTSASSIHGAYWMEGAGGIFCENEAMKWIVSLTGLPEGAFGVFTSGGTAANLSALVTAREHFREKEENRGKKGLIIASIGAHSSVKAMAKVIDVDILLVDSEESLHQSELEETIANLSTEERNRLFAVVATGGTTNAGIIDDLSGIATVCKQENLWFHVDAAYGGGALVADSVRHLFNGIEQADSITIDPHKWMFSPYDCGAVLYKNMQLAKNAHSQQGSYLDIFKDEGAHGFNPTDYQIQLTRRVRGLPLWFSLAMHGTDRYKEAVERGLELAQIAGKMIEEHPDLELVREPSLSCVLYRRKGWKPEDYTHWTYENHKKGFALVTPTKYKLGDTFETVSRFCFINPDTTEKDIEMILETMV, translated from the coding sequence ATGCATAAGATAGATTTAGGTTTAGTAGAAATGACAATGGATGTAATGAAATATGCCATTGACAGAATATCTGCAACCGAAAGGGAAATAGGAAAACCAGTTAATGCTGATGAGTTAAAAAAAATGGTTGGCGAAACCATTACTAGTACAGGAATTGGTGGCGAAAATGCATTTAATTTATGGAAAAAACATTTGGCAAATGCAAATGTACAAATAGACCATCCTAGACATTTAGCATTTGTACCTGCATCACCAACAAGAGCATCTATAATGTTTGATTTGGTTACTTCTGCATCTAGTATACACGGAGCTTATTGGATGGAAGGCGCAGGTGGTATTTTTTGTGAAAATGAAGCAATGAAATGGATTGTTTCTTTAACTGGTCTGCCAGAAGGTGCTTTTGGTGTTTTTACAAGTGGTGGTACGGCAGCAAATTTATCTGCATTAGTTACAGCAAGAGAACATTTTAGAGAAAAAGAAGAAAACAGAGGCAAAAAAGGTTTAATAATAGCATCAATTGGCGCGCACTCATCTGTAAAGGCAATGGCCAAAGTTATAGATGTAGATATACTTTTAGTAGATTCAGAAGAAAGTTTACATCAATCAGAATTAGAAGAAACAATTGCAAATTTATCTACAGAAGAGCGTAACAGGCTTTTTGCAGTAGTCGCAACTGGTGGTACAACAAATGCTGGTATTATAGATGATCTAAGTGGTATAGCAACAGTTTGTAAGCAAGAAAATTTATGGTTTCACGTAGATGCTGCTTACGGTGGTGGAGCTTTGGTTGCAGATTCTGTTAGGCACTTGTTTAATGGTATAGAGCAAGCAGATAGTATAACTATAGATCCGCACAAATGGATGTTTTCTCCGTATGATTGTGGAGCTGTACTTTATAAAAATATGCAGTTAGCTAAAAATGCGCACTCACAACAAGGATCCTACCTAGATATTTTTAAAGATGAAGGTGCTCACGGATTTAATCCAACAGATTATCAAATACAGTTAACACGTAGAGTAAGAGGGCTTCCTTTATGGTTTTCATTAGCAATGCACGGTACAGATAGGTATAAAGAAGCTGTAGAACGCGGATTAGAACTTGCCCAAATAGCAGGTAAAATGATAGAAGAACACCCAGATTTAGAATTGGTTAGAGAACCAAGTTTATCTTGTGTCTTGTACAGAAGAAAAGGATGGAAACCAGAGGATTATACGCATTGGACTTATGAGAATCATAAAAAAGGATTTGCTTTGGTAACACCAACAAAATACAAATTAGGAGATACTTTTGAGACTGTTTCTAGATTCTGTTTTATAAACCCTGATACTACAGAAAAAGACATAGAAATGATATTAGAAACTATGGTTTAA